The following nucleotide sequence is from Verrucomicrobiota bacterium.
CGGTAGGCGAGCCGGGGCCGATGTCCACGACGGGCGGCAGGTTGTCCGCGTGCCACGGCATGTATTTGGCCGAGCCGGTGCGCCAGCCCCATTCCGCGCCGCTGACGACGTGGCAGACGCGCGTGGGCCGATACCACGGCGTGTTGAAATCCCATTCCATGTCCGCGTCGTAGGTGAACAGCTCGCCCTGCCGGTTGAAGGCCGCGTCGTATTCGTTGCGCAGGCCGGTGGTGAGGATTTCCCACGACTTGCCGTCCGGGTCCGTCTTCGCGATCCACCCGCGCGGCGCGACCGTGCCGCGCATGAAGCCCCGGCCCATCAGGCGCGGCGTCAGCTCGTCCTCGCCCCAGAACGGCGGCACGCGCGTGATGTCATGGTCGGGCAGCTTGGTCTGGTTGCCGCAGATGACGCGCAGCGAATTGCCGTCCGGCCCGAGGATGACCGCGTGCGGCCCGTGCTCGCCGCCGGACTCCTCGAACTTCTTGAGCCGCTCGACGCTGTCGAACATGTCGTCGCCGTTGGTGTCGCGCAGGCGGTAGAGGCCGCGCCCGCCGTGCTTGTTGTCGTTCACCACCACGTAGAGTGAATTGAACGCGTGGAGCAACCCCTGCGCGGCGCCCATGTCCACGGGGATTTTCTCGACCTTCACCGGCGCGGACTGACCGAGCGCGGGCGGCGTGACGCGGTAGAGCGGGCCGTATTGGTCCGACACGATGAGCCGGCCCTTGTCATCCACGCACATCGCGACCCACGAGCCTTCGGTCTCCTTGGGAATCGAGTAAAGCAGCTCGATCTTGAAGTCTTTCGCGACCTTCAGCTTCTCCGGCGCGGTGGCGGCGGGCGGCACGGCGAAGGGGATGGGGTTGGCGGCGGCGGCCTTGGCCTCGCCCTGCACGCCGGGGCGGCCCTTGCCCTTCTTGGACTTGGCGTCCTGTGTGGGCGCGGCGGCGGTGCACGCGAACAATGCGAGCGCGGCGGCGAAGTGGATGAGTCGGGAGTTCATGCGAAGCGGCGTCAGTAGAACAAGAGCCCGCCGCGCCGCGCAACCCTGATCATGCCGCGCGACGGCGCTAGAACAAATGCGGCACGAAGCGGCTAAAGTTGCCGATGATCCGGCGTTTGTCCTCGCGGATTCCCAACCCGCCGGCTTCGTGGTCAATCACCCACACGCCCATCACGGGGCGGTTGCCGTTGAAGTCGGGGAACGGCGCGAGCGCCTGATACACGTGGCCTTCCTCGCCGTAGTCGCCTCCCGTTTCCTCGACGGTCGTGCCGCGCTCGACGTAGGTGACGTTGTGGCCTTCTCGCGCGAGCCTGGGCTTCTTCACGAAGTCCCCGCCGAGCGCGTTCGGCGTCTCGAAGCACGGCAGCAGATTTTCGTGTCCCGGAAAAAGTTCCCACAGCACGGCCAGCAGGCCCTTGTTGCTGAGGAGCATTTTCCACGCGGGCTCGATGAAATGCACGGACTCCGCGGACAGGTGCTCGCCGAATTCCTCGTGCCACATCCATTCCCACGGGTAGAGCTTGAAGCACGTCTCCACCTTCTCGTCGTCCATGTCCGTGAAGCACTCGAGTTTCGAATCCCAGCCGAGGTCCTCGATGTGCACGAACTTTGTCTTGAGCCCCGCCTGGTGCGCGGTGTCCTGCAGATACACGACGGTCTGCTCGTCCTCGGGGAAGTCCTTGATGCTCGCGAAGTGGACGCGCCTGCCGGCCTGCCGCTTCCACGCCTCGATGAGCCGTTCGTGGATGGAATTAAACTGGTCGGCGATCTTGAAGCAGTCCTGCAACCAGAACCACTGCGCGACACTCGCCTCGACGAGCGCGGTGGGCGTGTCGGCGTTGTATTCGAGAAGCTTCGGCGGTTGCGTGCCGTCGAAGGCGAAGTCGAACCGCCCGTAGAGGCTGAAGTCATCGCGCTCCCACGATTTCAAGATGGTCGGCACGGCGGCGTCGGGAAGGCCGAGGCGCGCCCAGCCGTTGTTCTCGATCACGAACGTGGCGGCTTCGATGCAGAGTTTGTGAACGGAGTTCGCGGCGGCTTCGAGCGTGTCCACCTCCGCGCTCGAAAGCTCGTAGTAGCCGGACTCGTCCCAATACGGCCCTCCTTCGTGCGTGTGATAGGTGAGGCCGACTTCCTCGACCTTGGCCTTCCATCGGATGCGCGGCGTGATGGTGTGGCGTTGCATCAGCTTGCCGTGCTGCGCGAACTGCTCCCGAACCCGCCGCGCGAGGTGGAACTGCTCCGCGACGTCGACGTGGAACTGCCGCCCGAGCTGCTGCGGGTTCGGCTGTTGTTGAGCCACATCGAGCGCGCGCCCGAAGTGCCGGCCGCAGTCGGACGCGACTCCCGCATCGTGCTGTCGTTCGGCTGCTGCGACCAGCGACCTCCGTGATAGTAGCCCCAGCCCGGCGCGAAGAAATTGTAGGGATACGGATACCACGACTGAAACGGCGCGTGATAGTAGCCCACGCCGGGCGTGTAGTGGTTGTTCGTGTAAGACTGGGTCTCGGACAACTCAGGCGGCGCCTGCCAGTCCTTGTCCACGAGGCTCACGGGCGGCGGCGGCGGCGGCGGCGGCCGCCGGTGACACGCCTCGCTCAAGCCCGCGCCCGTAGCGAGCGCGCCGGAGAGGACGAGGCTGATGTGCTTGGACTTCTTCACGGGGCCGGTGCCGAACCAACCCGCCGGGTCGAACCACCCGCGGCGGCGCGATGCATCCTGCTTCACGATCACGGCGCGGACTTTGTCGCGCGCGCCGCGGCCGCCATGATGCGATGGCGGCGCGTTTGTATCAGGACATCGCCGCGGCCACGATGAGGCACACGCCGATGATGACGGCGGCGCCGATGATCGCAGCGGCGGTGTTTTTGTTCTCGATGATCTCCTTGTGCAGATCGCCCGGCGTGCACTTGTCGAAAACCTTGTAGCCGACGACGGCGACGACGATGCCGATCACGGCGAAGAGCGCCATGTGTCCGAGCGCCTCGCCGAGGCTCTTGGCAGCCCAGTCGTCTGTGGCGGCATGCGCGGGCGTGGCAAAAATCAACGCTGCAAGCATCGCCGCGCCGCGAGTGAGAAGTCCGTTCTTCATGGGATGGATGGGTCGTGTTGATGAATCTTCCCGTGACGCGATTTGCGCTTCATCGGGAATTCTTGAGTCAAACTTAGGAACCCGGCCCGGCGCTGGCAACGAGAATTCACGGCAGACGCGGCGCGCACCCGCGCGTTCAACCCGCCGGGTTGAACGAGACGCGGATACGCTCCAATCCCCCGCCCGCCCCGAGCAGTAGCATCAACTTGATGCGCGCCTTGTGGCTCGGCACGGAACCGCCAAGGATCGCGCCGGCCTCCCGCAACTTCCGCGCCGCACCCTCGTAGGCATACGTCTCGGCAATCGGGCCGCGATGGCATCGGGATGTGATGACAACAGGGATTCCGCCATCGACTGCGCGCAGGACTTCGCCCAGTGCCGGCAGCGGAACGTTGCCGCATCCGAGCCCCTCGATCACAAGGCCACGGCATCCCTCCTCCAACGCCCGGCGGATCAACCGTCCATCGCTGCCCGCCGCCAGCTTCACGATCTCGACGCGCTCCTCAATGCGCTCCGGCGCGATGTGTTCGCGGCGGACCCGTCGGCGTTGCATCACAATGCCGTCGGACCCGACCCTCCCGAGCGGGCCCGAATCACGTCCCTGAAACGTGTCGAGCGCAACCGTGTGCGTCTTCGTAGCGTCGTTCGCTACGAGGATAAGTTC
It contains:
- a CDS encoding glutathionylspermidine synthase family protein, whose protein sequence is MQRHTITPRIRWKAKVEEVGLTYHTHEGGPYWDESGYYELSSAEVDTLEAAANSVHKLCIEAATFVIENNGWARLGLPDAAVPTILKSWERDDFSLYGRFDFAFDGTQPPKLLEYNADTPTALVEASVAQWFWLQDCFKIADQFNSIHERLIEAWKRQAGRRVHFASIKDFPEDEQTVVYLQDTAHQAGLKTKFVHIEDLGWDSKLECFTDMDDEKVETCFKLYPWEWMWHEEFGEHLSAESVHFIEPAWKMLLSNKGLLAVLWELFPGHENLLPCFETPNALGGDFVKKPRLAREGHNVTYVERGTTVEETGGDYGEEGHVYQALAPFPDFNGNRPVMGVWVIDHEAGGLGIREDKRRIIGNFSRFVPHLF
- a CDS encoding DUF350 domain-containing protein produces the protein MKNGLLTRGAAMLAALIFATPAHAATDDWAAKSLGEALGHMALFAVIGIVVAVVGYKVFDKCTPGDLHKEIIENKNTAAAIIGAAVIIGVCLIVAAAMS
- a CDS encoding asparaginase, coding for MPIHNHPCVSVVFTGGTISMRFDPAAGGAVPAMSGAEILARVPGLDSIARVSALDFARLPGPHMTPALMLELARVVRQRLDEVTCCGVVVTHGTDTLEETAYLLDLVLASDKPVVFAGAMRHSSEDGWDGPANLLSAVRVAASSEARGLGVLVCLNELILVANDATKTHTVALDTFQGRDSGPLGRVGSDGIVMQRRRVRREHIAPERIEERVEIVKLAAGSDGRLIRRALEEGCRGLVIEGLGCGNVPLPALGEVLRAVDGGIPVVITSRCHRGPIAETYAYEGAARKLREAGAILGGSVPSHKARIKLMLLLGAGGGLERIRVSFNPAG